ACCCATTTGACTACAGCGTTAATTAGAGGTTACATCACAGTACAAACATGTGTATACATTCCTCCCCAGCTCCACTGGACAATCAACCAACGAATATGTCGAAGAGTAAAAGGTTAATTCCTGCTTGAGTAGTTAATTAACCCAGCCCTCCGGTAATTGAGTACCACATCAGTACTCTACGTTGCCCTGGTAAGTGGCCGACTTGATGGTAGGCGGCTTCTTGGGCGATATGCTGTCGACGACGAGAGCCGCGTGCACGTTCACCTTGAGCTGCGGCAAGTCGTAGGTATCCAGCAGCAGCTGCACCGGCACGGTGACGTACACGTCGAGCGGCACGTTGCCGGCCTTCTCGCTCTCCTCCAGCGCCTCCTGCAGGCCGGACCCGAACCCGTGGCGCCCCTCCATGGAGATCTCCAGCATGGTGACGTTGTTGTGGCCCTGGAAGAAGGTGGGGAGTTTGCCGGAGCACAGCGGCGTGCCGCGGTAGGAGACGACGGTGCGGGAGCCGTCCGCGTACTTGATGCCGATCTTGTCGTTGGGGTTCTCGGCGCGGACGGTGGCGACGAGCTTAGTGTAGAGCGtgaggtcggaggagctgaagTCGAACTTCGAGACGGCCATCTTGCTCACGGAGTAGGACGGCGCCTTGGGCTTCAAGGTGTAGACGAGGTAGACCGACGAGCCGACAAATAATGCAACGAGGACTAAGAGGAAGCAGCAGCAGCCGCACAAGCAGCAGCACACGCCGCCGCCTTTGTTCTCGTCCTCCGGGTAGCGGGGGGCGCTGCGCTTCCCCATGGCGTGATTATTGTTAAGCTAGGTACGTGCGTACGATGTATGCGCAGCTAGCGAGTTAGGGATTGATATCGACGACGTCCCTCCGGCCGGCCGCGGCGGGAGCTCTGAGCGAGAGaccggcgtggggggggggggggggggggggggggggggggttaggccgTGCGTGGAAGGGACGAGGCCGTTGGTTATAATATGGGCGCTGTTTCGGTTTGGTAAGAGAGGTTGCGAGGGAATGTCGGGGAATTAAACATGGAGTGGAGACGAATGGCCAGAGAACAGCGGGCATGTGTTTGCTAATTATATGTCGGAAGTCAAGATTGGTCTCGCACAAGGCACAAGTAATTATTAGGTCTAGGAAATTAGCTATTCGTCACATGTTTAATTCTTGACTTGTCCACGTGAAGTGAGAGCTGGTTAGATTTCTTATGGTGGAATCAAGAGTTCAATTCTTAGATTTGGCACTGATTGTCGCATTTTTCGAGGTATATTTCAGGCCTTTTAGTGATGCAATGTTCTTTCCGTGAAAGAAAACTTTACCGTCGACTGCGTAGGCATCTAAAAATTGTTGACTTGTTCACACAGTACTCAATATAACTTTTGCGGTACTAAGCCCTTTTTTCTTCCTAAATGCTAAAAATCTCATAGGATTTTGAAAGTTTCAGATCATTCATGCACGAATCTTGGAACTCATCTTCAAAGGTTGTTCCTTGAATTGGGGCTTCAATGCGACCGCCTACCATATCGAACCTtaaagcatctccagccgttcgccccccTAGGGGCTAGAAAAAGCGCCGCTTGGGGGCGAACCGGCGATATTTTCGCCGTTGGGGTGATCGGGTTCCTAGTCGCCGCTCTCAGGGTCGCCCCCAGACGCCCTTTTTTAAACTTTTTGAAAATGATATTCAGTCAAAATTCGGCAAAACAGGGGCATAGATTCGGCAAACACGCCATAAATTCGGCAAACACGACATATATTTAGGCATTTGACAATTTTTTTACATAGAAAACATAAATTTAactaaagaaaaacaaaagggcCGCGCCTAAAGGCCGAAGAACTCGCTGAACACGGCatagtcgccgtcgtcgtcgtccttcTCCTTCTTCACGCGGCCGTCCCTGCTGGACCCCTGGCAGGGGTCACCCTGGTAGATTGGTTTGGTCGGCGGCGGCGCATCGTCGTCGCTGTCCTCAAGCACAATGACCCCGCCCTCGTCGCGCCCACGGCGGCgcgcggcgatctcctccagggcgcgGCGCTAGCGCTCCATCTCCAGCCACGCCCAATCTTCCCGCGCCCACTTCATGGCCGCCTCGTCGTCGAGCGCGTCATCGGGCTCGCTcttcacggcggcgagccccggctccgtcttcggcctGACGAGgcggggaggagccgaggaggaggcacggcctcgttgatgacgatgtcggcgctgcgggtgcgccggccgagcggcgtttcCACGGGCTCGGGGCTTGACGCTGACGAGCGTCGGCGACCCAGAGGAGTGCGAGGaggatcgggaggaggaggaggaggaggaggaagacccgCCCAGCATTCGCCGCGACAGCCACGGGCTGACACTCCGACAAGGGGCCGGGGCTGTTGGGTACTACAGCGGCagatcgttgccgccctcgaggtactcgAGGATAGCGTGCAGCGTGCAACCGGGagcgccccaccacaggcggcgtCCGTCGCTGTTGTTGCGGCCCCTGACTACCGGCGCGTTGTTGACGGAGGCGAGCCGCTCCACCTGCCGGCGTTTGAAGTACGCCGTCCACGCCTCATGGTTGTCGGGGTCGTACTCCGGGAGGGCGCGGTCCTCCTCCGTGAGGGAGGCCCGCACACGCTCGATCTCGCTGTGGAAGTATGTGGGGTGCTCGACGTCGGGCACATGGGGACTGAGACGCCCCCGccgttgagcctccaccgccccggcGGGCACATGTCAGGGGGCGCCGGGTAATTCGCCTCGTGGAGGAGGTGAGCTTCCCACTCGTGGAGAGAGAGGCGGCCGAAACCAttggccgccgccgcgtcgccaggGAACCGTTCACCCATCGGGGTGTGCGTGCACGCGGTGGCTAGACGGGGAGAGAGGGCGTcagcggcgagagaaggagggcTGCGGGCGAGGTGATTCCACCGGCGAGGGAGGGGGCGGCTTTTATAGCGGCTGGGGGCGGCAAcgcgtgtgtacgcgtggcgggagggggcgCGTCGCTGCACcgtgccgcccgtgaggaatcaatgaaaGGCTGACCGGcgacagccttggcattgattccccgcaggaaactgaggcgatgaggacgacgaggctCGGGGGTCGCTGACTCAGCGGGTCCACCgttctttcgcgccaaaaacgattgccCCGGCACCCTCGGGCACCCCCAGCGCCGAGTTCGGCCTGAGTCCGCCGACGCCAGTTTCGGGCCTAACCGGCGAAAAATGGGCTCCTGGGGGTGCGGCTTGGCCCTTTTTTAGGCGCCGGCGCCAAAGAAGGGGCCTGGGGGGGCctattgggggcgcggctggagatgtgatgacccacaagtatagggggtcaattgtagctcttttcgataagtaagagtgtcgaacccaacgaggagcagaaggaaatgacaagtagttttcagtaaggtaatgtctgcaagtgctgaaattgtaagtagcgagtagtttgatagcaaggtaatttgtaacgagcaagtaacgataatagtaacaagtatgcagcaaggtagcccaatccttttgaggcaaagaacgggccaaaacggtctcttaaataagcaaagtgttcttgaggatacacgggaatttcatctagtcactttcatcatgttggtttgatttgtgttcgctactttgataatttgatatgtgggtggaccgatgcttaggtgttgttcttacatgaacaaacctcctacttatgattaacccttccacaagcatccgcaactacgagaaaagtattaagaataaattctaaccatagcactaGACCATAAaagcgcgcgttgccgcgcccgccaTCTTAAGTTAAAAAAACAGTAGGGCATCATGACAAAAGAATTATAGAAATATCTTGAAAAAATCTAGTTATTTGTACCACTTGGAACAATCAAACTTTGTTCTGCCTAGCCAGAACATATGTTTATAAATCCCATGTATCTCATGTATGACAATAGAGTGGCCGTGCAACATTAAGTCATAATACCCAAGTACTCCTGAAAAGGACAAACATCATTCTTATCTGACCGTAGTGAGCAGCATTGTGCGATCAAACCAccacaaaattagaagcaatattTTAAACAGCAAGTCCTAAAAATGTACGATTGAAGAAATGATTGTAAAGATGACAATTTAAAGaaaggaaaaaatgaaataaaCATGAACGCcatattcagctttctgtagcTTTTCCCTATTAGCTCATGATAAATAGAAAGTTGATCTCTGAAACTAAAAGTTATAAATTAATCTCATAAAAGATTGCGATAAAGCTCCACTGACCATAAAGAGATCACATTTTGTAGCTAGATTCCTAAATTTGATGGATTGGGGGAAAGTAAGGGTTTCTCACATAATAATCGAGGCAGATTGACATAACTATTATTGGTCTCCCGAATAATATGATCTTCAAATAATTTATGTGTGTTCCATGTCTCCAAGGGCTGACTTCTCACTCTTTTCAGTTTTCACCATAGAAATAGTTTCCGTGGAGCTCAAAGCCTCGGGCTTAGgagataaaataaaaataagtcatgtTCTATGGTCAACAAAACAATGTGCTTCCATATCCAGCAACTTCAGCACGAATATTTTACAAAATAATCTACCTTGTTAGACCATCCTGAACCCTATGGAATACAGGTTCTGCTATGTTGGCGTTCGGTGCATTTCATACTTCCTGCAAAGTGGGCAGACGCAAATCCTCATACATATGAGAATGTAAAATGTTGGTTCTATTGAAAAATAATCAAAGATAAATAGACTAACAGATAGTAGTAGTAAACTACTGATTCTTCAGACTATCATGAGCTCATGAAAAAATAGCAAGCTGACGAAAGTACTTGAAACTAATGAGACATGCAGACGTAATACAGAAAATGCAATCTATTTAAATGGGGGTGTATTATTACCAGATTACCAGAATCTTGTCCTTTTGTTAAACAAACTTGTCTTCCCACGTCAACTACACATCAGAGCATTCTTAGCAACTGAATCATAGTAAATTATCCTCCTATACCAACAATGGTTTGATAAAATAAGTGGCCCATCAAGAACAACAAAAATCACTCCTGGGGTATTGGGTCGTTGCTGGCTTGCTGCTCATTTTGTTCGACCAATGCCGTATATTGATTACTTTCTTAGGAAAGCGATTTCAACCAGTAATTATCTTGCATCCCGAAGAAACTGAGTTTCAATTAGCTTTCTTATTGACCAAGCTAATAATTCAACACACATAACAACCTAACTGATTAAGTTTTACCTCTCCATGTGTCTCTCAATGATCGGTGCCAAGGGGATTCACAAAATAGAGGATAGAGGCATACAGGAGGTAGACAATGGACCTTTATCAGGACAATTACAGGGGCAGTTTCAGCTTCAGTTACGGAATGGGGATGAACACGCGGTACAGCTGCAAGGACATGGAGGCGTATGCAGGAGGAGGACGGCTGGCGAGAAGTCGACGGCATGGGCGGCCGGCGCAGCCGCAATGGAGGAAAGCTGCAAGACACGAAATTAAAGGGGCCTGCAGAGGAAGAGAACAGGGCGAGTGGAGGGCACCGATGCGGAGGCAGACGCGCAGCAGAAGCTCGCCGACGGGACGGAGGACAGCGGCGGCGCATCGCAGACGATGgaacggcggcggcgtgggcgaagGAAGTCAAGGAACAAAGCAGGTGAGGGGATAGCGCTCGCAACAAACTGGACGACTTGTGGCCCGTGGGAGTGGAATTGCTTCAACTCGACTTGGGCCTTTGATGGCCCGATCATTGAGAGAAACGGACGCTCATTCTGTGAAGCAGCAGCCCGCGAAACGACTTCTGGAGCGCGTCAACGATTTGGAGACGACCGAGAAGTGATCTAGATCGTACATTACAGCGATCCGACGGCTAAGAGACTCGAAACGTCGTGGAGGCTCGTAGGTAGCTGTGTTATACTATTTTTCAATTAaattctaggatccaatcggtcccttactgagtggtgcataaactggggtttaagtttctgtcactctcgcaacccaccatctgtttattactccacaatgcattcctttaggcccaaatatagtgaagtgtcatgtagtcgacgttcacatggcaccactaagggaatcacaacatacacagtatcaaaatatcgaacacatatcaaattcacatgattacttgcaacatgatttatcacgtgacctcaagaacaaaggtaactactcacaaacaataaacatgctcaagatcagaggggtattaatacccatatagtaatcaactacaagatgtaatcaacactactagtcacccccggcaacaatctatagttccgataacaagattgaatacaagagatgaattagggtttgagatgagatggtgctggtgaagatgttgatggagatttccctccccaagatggaagagttgttggtgatgatgatgacgatgatttccccctctagggGGGAAGTTCctccggcagaatcgctccaccggagggcaaaagtgctcatgtccaagttccgcctcgagacggcggcgcttcgtcccgaaagcctcCCCTTTATTTTTCCTAGGTCaagatgacttatataccaaaagatgggcaccggaggtgggccgaggaggccacaacccaccagggcgcgccagggaggcctgacgtgcccaggtgggttgtgcccacctggtggcccccctctggtgtttattggctccagtatttcttaaataatccatacaaaatctccgtgaagtttcaactcatttggagttgtgcagaataggtggcctgacgtagcttttccaggtccagattttcaGCTGCCGGAATTCTTCCTCTTTGTGTGTTCCTTGCAcattatgagataaaaggcattagaattactccaaaaagcattattatggatacaAACATTGTAAAtagcagtaagaaaacatgatgcaaaatggacgtatcaagatgCTCTTATTGCCTTACTAGTGAGACGCGCTCCACTCGCTCCCTGTGGTTCCCCACATCGACGACGTCAGCGACACTTCCCTTTGTTGCCATGCGA
This window of the Triticum aestivum cultivar Chinese Spring chromosome 5D, IWGSC CS RefSeq v2.1, whole genome shotgun sequence genome carries:
- the LOC123124664 gene encoding NDR1/HIN1-like protein 6; translation: MGKRSAPRYPEDENKGGGVCCCLCGCCCFLLVLVALFVGSSVYLVYTLKPKAPSYSVSKMAVSKFDFSSSDLTLYTKLVATVRAENPNDKIGIKYADGSRTVVSYRGTPLCSGKLPTFFQGHNNVTMLEISMEGRHGFGSGLQEALEESEKAGNVPLDVYVTVPVQLLLDTYDLPQLKVNVHAALVVDSISPKKPPTIKSATYQGNVEY